The sequence below is a genomic window from Lytechinus variegatus isolate NC3 chromosome 3, Lvar_3.0, whole genome shotgun sequence.
ttatgatgacatttcaaaaacttaacctcaggttaagatttcgatgttgattcctccaacatggtctaagttcattgaccctaaatgacctttgaccttggtcatgtgacatgaaactctgataggatgttcagtaatacttgattaaccttatggccaagttttattaactaggttcatatactttctaagttatgacgtcatttcaaaaacttaacctcaggttaagatttgatgttgacgccgccgtcgccgccgccaccgccgccgccgccgccgtcgccgtcggaaaagcggcgcctatagtctcactttgcttcgcaggtgagacaaaaaggaagtagtatatatatatatatatatacatatatatcatatTAATAGAGCAATGTATAAGACTTGACGGTGAGAAcgtaataaaatattttatttgttttcaattaagtccgtttttcaaaattatatttgagaGAGATAAATCAAACGTCAATTATTGTAGTACGTTTGACCAATATTCATCATCTAACACGGCAGATCTAACAAATTTTTATGGACTTCACTTGTCTTAGATGAGCTGATGTATGATTGTCACCATGGTAACCCATGGTTACTTAATGATAAAATAGAATTTGTCGCATAAGAATTTTAAATCAAACCAAACAGGTCCCCTGATGAAACATCCCCAGATCTTCTAATCCTTTCGCTCTCTCATTGATTATCTTTTTATTATTCTCATCCCCTCCACAGGCATTTTCGGCACTTTCTTTAATTGGCTTGGTATATATTTGTGTCGTGGTGGATATATACAGACGTGCCATAATTCAGGAAGTGGGAACGACCACAGAACACCGAAGAACTGTTCGACAACCTCAACCCGTTCCTCAAAGAAAGTGCCATCCTGTCAGAAGCGCGGTGTTCATTAAAACACATAAAACAGGGAGCACTACCATCAGCACTGTTTTAAACAGATACGGTGAGAGGCACAACTTATCCTTTCTTGCCAACAAACGGGATCCTACAAGAGGACATTTCCGCACTATTCTGGTCAACAACAAGACGATATTGCCGCCCTTAGGGGTCGCCAATAATGATTTCGTAAACTACAAGAACTACAACTTGATGACattccatatatttttcttaccAAATGAGAATAAATTGAAACAGGTAATGAGTCCAGAACCACGATTCTTCACTATTCTTCGGAATCCAGTCAGACAATGGGAGTCAgcattctttttcttcaaaggatATAAGTCAATGAAAGTACCTGGAAAAAATCCATCTCAATATGTCAATAACTTTTTCAAGAAACCAGACACATATTGGAGAAAAAAGTTCAAGAGCATACATCGTAATGGTCAGTGGGTTGATATAATTGGAAGTTCACGGGACATCAACGAAAATATGACTCATGTCGAAGAATTAATCAAAGAACTTGATAAAAAGTTACATTTAGTGCTAATCACCGACTACGTTGATGAGTCGCTGATTCTACTTAAACGTCTCCTCTGTTGGGAGTTTGAGGACTTGTTGTACGTTAAGATGAATCAACGTCCTTCAAATTCAAGTGGATTGATGAGTGAAGACCTGCAAGAGAAGATTAGGCGGTGGAATAAAGCAGATATGATTTTGTATGACCATTTCAATAGAACTCTGTGGAAAAAGATAAATGATATTGGGCCAAACTTTTACAAGGATCTCGTCGTATTCCGGAAGATGTTGGACAATTACAATAAATGGTGCAATATTACTATGACAGCTaacaaaataaggaaagtaCCTGTGGCACAAAACTCATCAGCTATTTGCCAAAGACTTGTAGCAACGCACAcacattatttaaaaataatgttggACCGCCAGAACCAGACAGCATTTTCTATGAACACTTCTCAAACTATATCGTAAACCTCTTTACATAAGCAATGATAACAAGATACTgttggacaaaaaaaattgagattagTTTCCCGAGATTTTTTACTCATGATCCATAGCGCTTGCTTTCGTAATACGCTGtaatgggggagggggaattCTGCTCCAAAGCACAATGTTACCTTTTCAATCGATAGTGCCAAATTACCAAGTACAAAATATGCCAATTAAATTGATGCACAGTGCCCTCTTCATTATGTCGATCTAGGTAGATTTATTTACAACTCTTTTGTTGTCTGGTTGTTGTGTGCCCTACTTCTAAAAAGGTATTACTTTCCCCTCCACTTTCTTTgctaatttttctttaattttcttttttaatttcagtaGAGGTGGGCTATGGGCATGACGGGAGGGGGTGGAAATGGGTGATATTTCAGAATTAAGCTTTGCATATATATGTCCGTCCCGTTTGAGGCTGAGTGTTGTCCTGATCGATATAACTCAGTGTTTCtgaaaaaggggggggggagtaaggCAGGGGGATCCGCTTAGTCCTTACCtctttattttgtgtattgaaGTAATGGCTCATAAATTACGAAAAGATAATCTGATTGAAGGAATTAAATTTGGAgatgaagaaattaaattaGCTCTTTATGCAGATGACATGACAATTTTTGCTCGTAATGTACAATCAGTGGATAAGTGGATAGGCTAAAAGTTCTATTTGCAGATTTTGAAAAACTTTCTggattaaaaatcaataatgacaaAACTAAAGTATTAAAATTAGGTTCATGCCAACATTTGCATTATGACTTCTCCTTCGGCGAGACCGTGGATTTTCTTAAAGTTTTAGGAGTATTTTTCACCTTAGATGAACATAAGAAAGAAGAtcttaattacaaagaaatcttaagcaaaattaaaaCTCTGTTGAACTTTTGGAAGCTAAGAGATATAACGCTCATGGGGAAAATTCAACTATTGAAGGTGCATATCTATTCTAAAGTCCTCTTCCGAGCGTCTCTTACTCCTGTTCCTAAGTGGGTTTATGAGTCATTGGATAAAttaacttttgattttttatggaaaggtaagaaagacaaaattaataggAATACAATGTTTTTAGACTATAAGCAAGGAGGATTAAAGATGTTAAACTTCCCTGTACAGGTAAAGGCACAGCGAATAATGTGGATTAAAAGACTTttaaataaagatgaagatatgaaatgGAAACGGTACTTTAATTTTGCCACTAAACATTTGGGTGgagatttgttattttcatgtgacTATATACCAGGTTTATTGAAAGTAACAGCTTCCAAATTTTACATGGACTTATTAGAAGAGTGGGTAAATATAAGACATACTAGAAGTACAGAGTTTGGGAAAGTGGTGATCTGTTCGATATAAAGGGAGTTGTATATTTGATAAGATTCTATACGATAAAGGGGTTTATAGACTGCATCATATTTTGGACAATAACGGTAAACTAAAATGTGAtacacattttcttaatttgaatttagatgCAAATGATGTTGAAAAGATTAAGCATATTTATGCCTGTTTACCTGTTAGTTGGAAGAACAATAGTGAAATGAATGCAAAGCATAACTCTGGAATCGATTTCAATTTGGGTAAGAAAATGActaatttgatgtttttaaaatcaaaagaaatatacgaACAGCtgttatataaaaatgaaattaaaccttCCATTTTTGACAGAATTAGAACGAATTATGATCTTACCAATAAGGAAGTATATTTTTAAGACTAAGATATTGCACACTGAATAGTCGATTAAGGGAGTTCCAGTATAAACtcttgcataatattttatacacTAACCACCACCTTTTCCGTTTTGGTCTTATTTCGACCAATTtatgctcattttgtgaaagggaagaagaaacgtatgaacatctattttataatcgctagagggtattcatttgtctcgcaatctactatggtcaacaaggaaattcgtgatcactctcgcaaaaagtgttcactggctttctaggaaattcgtgatcactctcgcaaaaagtgttcactagcttacaagttagctacttgttgaccatagtagattgcgagacaaatgaataccctctagcgattatttcaatccgcaataatgaacctatttagtatctattttatacttgtgaattttcaaaatcactttgggATCTATGTGCAAGAAGtctaaattttgaaatagataaatttagttggcaggaaattcttttcgggaagcaggagaaaagtaaaggtaaatatcaattaatcaatcatgtcttgattttaGTTAAATATGTTATTTACAACAaccgagaattaaaaaaacctccttcattgattgaaataaaaaatagtattagggggatcaaagagaagaaaagaaattagcaacaaagagggggactcttacaatccatttctgtaaatgggAAAACTTAAATATTAGACCATATACTGGAGCCCAGAGCCAGTTCTCCACCGGATAGGGGATGGGGGTGTTCaagggagggtggggggggggggaatgacaagggctgagaaaaaaaaatcttaatccttttttcttccttttatccttttttctctctgatcatgtcatatattttgttaatatttcattttgtaattgctgaaacgcattagtatattaatttctagtatttttgaagtttgatgtataagttgtataattatattgtaatggatttattgtataatttataattatgtttcaaatagtttgtacaaagtatgtatgttgatttgagagaatataataaaacatcctttaaaaaaaaaagtttcttgaGAGAATCGGGTGCTATGCGCCGGTGGTGCAAGAGGATGGTTGTGATGGGGCATGTATTACGGCCCTAAACTGTATATTGCACCTGAACCGCAAATCGCCgtctaaagccccttttacaccttcacggatgcaacacgaatcatcacggatctcagtccgtgatgatccggggtgccaaatttgtattttcctagcattcccggagtgagtacggagttaactgtTTATTAACACGGATttgtacggaaaagtacggagtctacaaggataggcaaggtagcaatagggatcctgtttgatatgctcccggagccaacacggaatacccggatgatcacggatgttactgggtctttacacggaccttcacggttgctcacattttcctccctttttgcagcatttggagcatgctcgtgctttagtccggcagcccaggaggtttattcaaccgaaagccggacaagcaaatgaccccatagctggatggcatggaccttgaagtttacaaaaatgcattgctgccgggttctatgcgtggtcttccctccgaaatgacgtaatatatgacgtcactacaaaatggccctatttcaccatttttcagacattgtacacatagcatgaagtcaagggagaatatctcagccaaatcatgcttgttttgtatgaaactttcacaatgtattgttcgagtagtgcacaagagatatgcaaaatttcacgaacagaaattattgtttacatatgcaaattacgtaatgaaatttgcatatcattagttttggagatttctcgcataaaaaattgtcaaaaatcgatttagaaatttattttcttttgtagtgtactttatttgatattttttctctcaagcataatatcattgtcttcatctatatctctactttaagaaaatatataacagtaattgaaaaagacattatagactgtgatttcagccccctttccaatatggtgcgcacgtagaaatcgtgcgtttttggcctattttcaccatatggctgaggtgtgcgaacgatatgcctactttcttgatgtttcctgcattttgcatgatattaaatcttccaaacaacatattttcttcttcattatgtctctggtgaacaatcaatgatttcagcaaaaattgattgcccactgggcagtctataggctacgttttcagcctagttttcaacaacgaacctataccatgtaagactgcatcgttgtagtcgagtcggataagaggttcctgtgtaccatcaaaatatttttcactcaatttttcaatcaacgttttggtatttgtctaaactgtctcgttaatgaatcttgatgttcccttcccaaaatcgtgtccaacggggttcaaaattgatatctttggcggccctcttggactttttaaaaatgaaaatcaattattttcatattttattgcacagagtctgacaatgggacaatcttttaatcaatacgcatttctctatgattgggatagtagaaatcgatttaattcgttttctgatgatatattttgaaataaaatttatcccgaaatgtgcatgattttggtcaaaaatgtgcatgtgcattgatatctatctgttcaatcattaacatcaacaactatttcaaaatatcagcattcgacacgaaCGAGGATATAATATACCGATAATACTGTAACGCTTCATGACAATATGTATGACTTTATTTGCTTAGTTAAAgggcaaataccattattacccatttattggaaaatatgccactttggaGCCCATATTTAGGCAAAAAACGTTTCTGATATGGAATAAagccactttcattctttttaaactacatggagataagaagggtagagtttcctctatctgctactagCATACTGAAGCATACCCTCTTCAGGGAGCGTCGAAATCAcccaccctttttcatattttacctatttgtgggaaaatatgctttttcaagcccccattgaggcaaaaagtgttgctgctatgtagtacggccactttcattgtttttaaactatgtggagacaagagtagagttttctctatctgctacaAAAGAGGTGTGCTGTTACATCAAAGCCTACCCCTTCTGAGGACTGCTAAAGTTACCCGATAATTatacgtattttgcccattaatgggaaaatatgctattttcgagccctcatttgggcaaaaagtgcttctgctatttagtaaaaccacgtttattattttcaaactatatggagacgaaagagtagagtttcttctatctgctacatataaagaggtgttggcatattggaacatacccccttagggggtctcCGAAATCACttaccctttttccatattttacctatttatggggaaatatgcaattttcgagcccccattgaggcaaaagtgtttctgctatgtagtaaggccacctttatttttttcaaactatatggagacgaaagagtagactttcttctatctgctacatataaagaagtgctggtacagtaaagcctaccacctttgggaactgccaaagttacccaccccttttacgtaatttgcaaattcatgggaaaatgtgctattttcgagcccccattgaggcaaaaggtgtttctgctatgtagtcaaactactcttattgcttttaaactatatggagacgaaagagtagagtttcctctatctgctacatataaagaggtgttggcatattggaacataccccccttagggggtcaccaaaatcacctaccctatttcatattttaattatttatgggaaaatatgctattttcgagcccccattgaggcaaaaggtgtttttgctatgtggtaaaactactcttattgcttttaaactatatggagacgaaagagtagactttcctctatctgctacatataaagaggtgttggcatattggaacatacccccttgggtggtcgccaaattcaactaccctatttcatattttaactatttaggggaaaatatgctattttcgagcccccattgaggcaaaaggggtttctgctatgtagtaaaactactcttattgcttttaaactatatggagacgaaagagtagagtttcctctatctgctacatataaagaggtgctggtaccataaagcctacTCCCTTTTGGAACTGctaaagttacccgccccttttacgtaatttgcaaaatcatgggaaaatgtgctattttcgagcccccattgaggcaaatggtgtttctgctatgtagtaaaactactcttattgcttttaaactatatggagacgaaagagtagactttcctctatctgctacatataaagaggtgttggcatattggaacataccccctagG
It includes:
- the LOC121411126 gene encoding galactosylceramide sulfotransferase-like, which translates into the protein MAQKAFSALSLIGLVYICVVVDIYRRAIIQEVGTTTEHRRTVRQPQPVPQRKCHPVRSAVFIKTHKTGSTTISTVLNRYGERHNLSFLANKRDPTRGHFRTILVNNKTILPPLGVANNDFVNYKNYNLMTFHIFFLPNENKLKQVMSPEPRFFTILRNPVRQWESAFFFFKGYKSMKVPGKNPSQYVNNFFKKPDTYWRKKFKSIHRNGQWVDIIGSSRDINENMTHVEELIKELDKKLHLVLITDYVDESLILLKRLLCWEFEDLLYVKMNQRPSNSSGLMSEDLQEKIRRWNKADMILYDHFNRTLWKKINDIGPNFYKDLVVFRKMLDNYNKWCNITMTANKIRKVPVAQNSSAICQRLVATHTHYLKIMLDRQNQTAFSMNTSQTIS